One window of Parambassis ranga chromosome 3, fParRan2.1, whole genome shotgun sequence genomic DNA carries:
- the ppip5k1a gene encoding inositol hexakisphosphate and diphosphoinositol-pentakisphosphate kinase 1 isoform X10, translating into MSEPNSPGESRCGAPRFFVGCEDDESEVLEESIRTDMELYEDDEDTDSPPERQIVVGICCMMKKSKSKPMTQILERLCRFEYITVVIFPEDVILNEPVDKWPLCDCLISFHSKGFPLDKAVSYAKLRNPLLINDLNMQYYIQDRREVYRILQEEGIDLPRYAVLNRDPDKPDECNLVEGEDHVEVNGEIFQKPFVEKPVCAEDHNVYIYYPTSAGGGSQRLFRKIGSRSSVYSPESSVRKTGSYIYEEFMPTDGTDVKVYTVGPDYAHAEARKSPALDGKVERDSEGKEVRYPVMLSAMEKLVARKVCLAFKQTVCGFDLLRANGHSYVCDVNGFSFVKNSMKYYDDCAKILGNIVMRELAPQFQIPWSIPTEAEDIPIVPTTSGTMMELRCVIAVIRHGDRTPKQKMKMEVRNPMFFDLFEKYGGYKTGKLKLKKPKQLQEVLDITRQLLAELGQHNDCEIEEKKSKLEQLKTVLEMYGHFSGINRKVQLTYLPHGQPKTSSEEEDTRKEGPSLLLVLKWGGELTPAGRVQAEELGRAFRCMYPGGQGDYAGFPGCGLLRLHSTYRHDLKIYASDEGRVQMTAAAFAKGLLALEGELTPILVQMVKSANMNGLLDNDSDSLSSCQHRVKARLHEILQKDREFAEEDYDRLAPTCSASLVNSMKIVQNPVATCDSVYALIQSLTSQIRKRMEDPKSADLQLYHSETLELMLQRWSKLERDFRMKNGRYDISKIPDIYDCVKYDVIHNATLGLEDTLELFRLSRALADIVIPQEYGINKAEKLDIAYAYCLPLVRKIQLDLQRTHEDESVNKLHPLYSRGVMSPGRHVRTRLYFTSESHVHSLLSIFRYGGLLDEENDQQWKRAMDYLSAVSELNYMTQIVIMLYEDNNKDISSEERFHVELHFSPGVKGVEEEENAPTGFGFRPASAEVARQNGQKQTDPGSLEDLSRDETDRAVPLSEPITIQRRSPLIRNHKTGSMEVLSETSSSKVGSYRLFSFCSRQSPEMKQSGLGSQCAGLFSTTVLGGSSSAPNLQDYARAHRKKFSTGSLSYKDELLSMPAVKRFSVSFAKHPTNGTQDDSSTLAVAPSAWCTATASAVFL; encoded by the exons ATGTCAGAGCCCAACAGCCCGGGCGAGAGCCGGTGTGGCGCTCCCAGATTCTTCGTGGGCTGCGAGGACGATGAGAGCGAGGTCCTGGAAGAGAGCATAAGGACAGACATGGAGCTGTATGAGGACGACGAAGACACAGACTCG CCCCCGGAGCGACAGATTGTGGTGGGGATCTGTTGCATGATGAAGAAGTCCAAGTCCAAGCCGATGACCCAGATACTGGAGAGGCTGTGCAGGTTTGAGTACATCACTGTAGTCATCTTCCCAGAGGACGTCATCCTCAATGAGCCCGTGGACAAATGGCCTCTGTGTGACTGCCTCATCTCCTTCCACTCCAAGG GATTCCCGCTGGATAAGGCGGTGAGCTATGCCAAACTGAGAAACCCTCTGCTCATCAATGACCTGAACATGCAGTACTACATACAGGACAG GAGAGAGGTGTATCGCATCCTGCAGGAGGAAGGGATTGATCTACCGCGCTATGCTGTGCTGAACCGTGACCCAGATAAACCGGATG agtgTAACCTGGTAGAAGGGGAGGACCACGTGGAGGTGAACGGAGAGATATTCCAGAAGCCGTTTGTTGAGAAGCCCGTCTGTGCTGAGGACCACAACGTCTACATCTACTACCCCACCTCGGCTGGTGGAGGCAGCCAGCGACTCTTCAGAAAG aTTGGGAGCCGGAGCAGCGTCTACTCACCGGAGAGCAGCGTGAGGAAGACGGGATCTTACATCTATGAAGAGTTCATGCCAACAGATGGCACTGATGTTAAG GTGTACACCGTGGGGCCGGACTATGCTCACGCTGAGGCCCGGAAGTCTCCTGCTTTAGATGGGAAGgtggagagagacagtgaggggAAGGAGGTCCGTTACCCTGTCATGCTCTCAGCCATGGAGAAACTGGTGGCCCGTAAGGTCTGCCTGGCATTTAAG CAAACTGTGTGTGGCTTTGATCTTCTCCGAGCCAACGGGCACTCCTACGTGTGCGACGTCAATGGTTTCAGTTTTGTGAAGAACTCGATGAAGTACTATGACGACTGTGCCAAGATCCTCGG GAACATCGTGATGCGTGAGCTGGCTCCACAGTTTCAGATCCCCTGGTCCATCCCTACTGAGGCTGAAGACATCCCCATTGTTCCCACCACCTCAGGGACCAT GATGGAGCTACGCTGTGTCATTGCTGTCATCCGACACGGAGACCGAACCCCGAAACAGAAGATGAAGATGGAAGTCCGCAACCCCAT GTTCTTTGATCTGTTTGAAAAATATGGAGGATACAAAACTGGGAAATTAAAACTCAAAAAGCCAAAACAGCTGCAG GAGGTGCTGGACATCACGCGGCAGCTGTTAGCAGAACTGGGACAACACAATGACTGTGAGATAGAAGAGAAGAAGTCCAAACTGGAGCAGCTGAAGACTGTTCTGGAAAT GTACGGCCACTTCTCTGGGATCAACAGAAAAGTGCAACTAACTTACCTGCCCCATGGGCAGCCCAAAACCTCGAGCGAGGAAGAAG ACACACGTAAGGAGGGTCCGTccctgctgctggtgctgaagTGGGGCGGAGAGCTGACTCCCGCAGGCAGAGTGCAGGCCGAGGAGCTGGGAAGAGCGTTCCGCTGTATGTACCCCGGGGGACAAG GAGACTACGCTGGTTTTCCAGGCTGCGGGTTGCTGCGGTTACACAGCACCTACAGGCATGACCTGAAGATTTACGCGTCTGATGAAGGCAGGGTGCAGATGACGGCTGCCGCTTTTGCAAAG ggtctGCTGGCCCTGGAGGGCGAGCTCACACCCATCCTGGTGCAGATGGTGAAGAGCGCCAACATGAACGGCCTGCTGGACAACGACAGCGACTCTCTGAGCAGCTGCCAGCACCGCGTCAAGGCCCGGCTTCATGAGATTCTGCAGAAGGACCGGGAGTTCGCGGAAGAGGACTATGACAGG ctcgCTCCGACCTGTAGTGCCTCTCTGGTAAATTCAATGAAGATCGTCCAGAACCCGGTGGCCACATGTGACAGTGTCTACGCCCTCATTCAGAGCCTTACCTCACAGATACGCAAAAGGATGGAAGACCCCAAATCAGCTG ACCTGCAGCTCTACCACAGTGAAACACTGGAGCTGATGCTGCAGCGCTGGTCCAAACTGGAGAGAGACTTCCGCATGAAGAACGGGCGCTATGACATCAGTAAAATCCCCGACATATATGACTGTGTCAAGTACGATGTTATCCACAATGCTACGCTCGGCCTGGAGGACACACTAGAGCTGTTCAGGCTGTCTCGAGCTTTGGCTGACATCGTCATACCACAG GAATATGGCATAAACAAAGCTGAGAAACTGGACATAGCCTACGCCTACTGTCTCCCACTGGTCAGAAAGATCCAGCTTGACCTGCAGAGGACCCACGAGGACGAGTCGGTCAACAAACTTCACCCTTT GTACTCTCGAGGAGTGATGTCTCCCGGGCGCCATGTGAGGACACGTTTGTATTTCACCAGTGAGAGTCATGTCCACTCCCTGCTCAGCATTTTCCGCTATGGTGGCCTCCTCGAT GAGGAGAACGACCAACAGTGGAAGCGCGCCATGGATTACCTCAGTGCTGTCTCCGAACTCAACTACATGACTCAAATTGTCATCATGCTTTATGAGGACAACAATAAG GACATCTCCTCAGAGGAGCGCTTCCATGTGGAGCTTCACTTCAGCCCCGGCGTCAAAGGCgtcgaggaggaggagaatgctCCCACCGGCTTTGGCTTCCGGCCCGCTTCTGCAGAGGTAGCGCGGCAG AACGGGCAAAAGCAGACTGACCCTGGCAGCCTAGAGGACCTGTCACGTGATGAAACTGACCGCGCAGTGCCGCTGTCTGAGCCAATCACCATTCAGAGGAGGTCCCCGCTCATTCGCAATCACAAGACCGGATCCATGGAG GTCCTGTCAGAAACATCCTCCTCCAAAGTAGGCAGTTACCGCCTGTTCTCGTTCTGCTCACGTCAATCCCCCGAGATGAAACAGAGTGGATTAG GCTCTCAATGCGCCGGGCTCTTCAGCACCACCGTCCTCGGTGGGTCCTCTAGCGCCCCTAACCTGCAGGACTACGCACGCGCACATCGCAAAAAATTCTCCACCGGCAGTCTGTCCTACAAAGACG aGTTGTTGTCTATGCCGGCAGTAAAACGATTTTCTGTGTCGTTTGCAAAGCATCCGACTAATG